CCAAGTGCCTGACGGCCAACCGCCAGTTGCTGGAAAAGCTCGACGAGCTGGAAGCCAAGGCCCGCCGTCGTGACATCCTCGCCGACGAGGAAACCCTGTTCGCCTACTACGAGGCGCGCCTGCCGGCGACTATCTACCAGAGCGCTACCTTCGACAGCTGGTACAAGACGGAAAGCGCGAAGAATCCGCAGCTGTTGCTGATGCGCGAAGAAGATGTGCTCGCCCGCTCGGCCTCCGAAGTCACTGCCGCCCAGTACCCGGACACCCTGCGCCTGGGCGAACTGACCCTGCCGCTGTCGTATCACTTTGAGCCCAACCACCCGCGCGACGGCGTCACCCTGCGCGTGCCGGCGCCGCTGTTGCCGCAACTGCCGCCCGAGCGCCTGGAATGGTTGGTGCCGGGGCTGCTGGAAGCCAAGTGCATGGCCCTGGTACGCGGCCTGCCCAAGGCGCTGCGCAAGAACTTTGTGCCGGTACCGGATTTTGTTGGCGCTGCCCTGGGCAAGATCAGCTTTGCCGACGGCAGCCTGCCCGAGGCCCTGGGTCGCGAGCTGACGCGCATGACCGGCACGCGGGTCAGCGACGAGGCGTGGGCCGAGTCCGCCGCACAGCTTGAAGGCCATTTGCGCATGAATATCGAAGTGGTCGACAACCAGGGCAAGCCCCTCGGTGAAGGTCGCGACCTGGCCGAGCTGACCGCGCGTTTCAGCGAGGCCACTCAAGCCGGGTTGGCCCTGCCGAAAACCGCCAAGAGCCAGCAGCCGGTGGAGGCCAAGGCCTTTAGTGAAGTGGCGGCGAAGACCCAGCAACAGGTCGCTGGCCTGTCCATGACTGTTTACCCGGCGCTGGTGGAAGAAGCGGGTGTGGTCAAGGAAGGGCGCTTCCCGACCCTGGCCGAAGCCGAGTTTCAGCATCGCCGTGCCTTGCAGCGCTTGCTGTTGCAGCAACTGAGCGAGCAGGCGAAGTTTCTGCGCGGCAAGTTGCCAGGGCTGACCGAGCTGGCGCTGCTGTACCGCGACATGGGCCGAGTCGATGCGCTGGTTGAAGATATTCTGCTGGCCAGCCTCGACAGTTGCATCCTCGAAGGCAGCGAGCCGCTACCGCGCGACGGTGCCGGTCTGGCGGCCCTGGCCGAGCGCAAGCGCGGCGACTGGACCAGTCATGCCGAACGCCTGGCCAAGCTGACCCTGGAGATTCTCAAACTCTGGCACGGCCTGCAGAAGCGCTTCAAAGGCAAAATCGACCTGGCCCAGGCCATGGCGCTTAACGACATCAAGCTGCAGCTAAGCAACCTGGTCTATCCCGGTTTTGTCCGTGAAACCCCGGCGCAGTGGCTCAAGGAAATCCCCAGATATTTGAAGGCCATCGAGCAACGCCTGGACAAGATCGCCGGCCAGGTGCAGCGCGACCGCGTGTGGAGCGGCGAGCTGGCGGGTTACTGGGAGCAATACCAGGCGCGCCTGGGCAAACACAGTCAGGAAGGCAAACGCGACCCACAGCTTGTGCTGTACCGCTGGCTGCTGGAGGAATACCGCGTGTCGCTGTTTGCCCAGCAACTGGGCACCAAACTGCCGGTCTCCGACAAGCGCCTGAGCAAACAGTGGAGTAGCGTCGAGGCCTAAGCGAGTTGCGCCCTATTGGCGGCTCGCCGGCTTACTTGATCACGGGGTGGTACTGCTAGACTCAGCGGACATCCCATCGAGCCCGCGTGAGTGATGATCTTGATTGCAGTCGATATCCGCCGCTCGCCCTTACTGCCTCTCCGCTTATCGCTTGTTCTGTTGCTGCTGGCCTGTTGGTCGGGGCTGGCGGCAGCTGCCTGTGAGAAAACCCTGCGCTGGGACGATGACCCGCCGTTCAGCATGCAGACGGCGGATGGCGCGGTGGTGGGCATCGACGTTGAAATCAACCGTGCGGCGCTGGCGCGTTTGGGCTGCCAGATCAAACTGCGCAAACTGCCCTGGGCGCGGGCGCTCAAGGAGCTGGAGATGGGCCGCCTGGATATTTTGCCTGGCGCCTTCCGCCGGCCAGAGCGCGAGGTCTATGCGCATTTTTCCGGCCCGGTGCTGCCACCCTCGCGCAATATTCTGTTTATGCATGCCCCAGCACTGCAGCGCTGGCCCATCACCCAGCTGCTGGAGTTGCAGCACAGTGAATTTCGTCTGGGCGCACAGATCAACGTGGCCTATGGCGCAGACTACGAACAACTGATGGGTGACCCTGCTTTTGCCGCGCGGGTGGTGCAGGTGGCCAATCGCAACAACCTCTGGCGCATGGTCGGCAAGGGCCGTATCGATGGGGTGATTGCCAACGAAAACACCGGCGTCTACGAAATCCAGCAGCTGGGCCTCAGCGAGCGGATCAAGCCCACGGCCGTAGTGGTGTCCAGTGACGCTGCAGAGATTGCTTTCAGCAAGCGCTCAATCGCGCCTGATTTTGCCCAGGCCTATGCCGATGCGCTGCGTGAGCTGGTGGAGGATGGCCGTTATGCGCGGATTGTGCAGCGCTATATAAAACCCTAAGCGCTGTGCTTCCCCTGTGGATACGAGCCATAGCCGTGATGCTGCATGCGTCAGTCACACCCTGATTGAATGTTTATCTCGCTTGACATCAGGTTTCCCTGGAAACAAACTCTTGTCAGTTTGTTTCCAGAGAAACCAATATGAAGAAGTCGCCCCCACTGACTGTCAGCCCGCTGGATGCCCACCTTGGCTTCTGGCTGCGTTTTGTTTCCAACCAGGTCTCTGCTCGCTTTGAGAAGCAGCTAGAGCAGCACGACATCACCCTGTCCGAATGGGTTGCCCTGCGCACCTTGTATGAGCGTGCGCACACCACCCATGCCGAGTTGATTACTGCTCTGGGCATGACCAAAGGGGCCGCCTCCAAGGTTGTCACCAAGCTGCAGGGTAAAGGCCTGGCCGAACGCCCGCTGGCCGAAGACCGCGCCAGGGAGCAGCGCCTGTTGCTGACCGTCGCCGGCAATAGCCTGGTGCCCAAACTGGCGGCGTTGGCGGATGAGAATGACCAGCTGTTCTTTGGTCACCTGAGCGACGCTCAGCGTGCAGAGATGATGTCCCTGATGCAGGACATTGTGTTGCGCCAGAACCTCACACAAGTCCCGATCAACTAGCCATTAGCCTGCTGGAGCCGTCATGAATCACTCGATTGAATCCATTATCCAGATCACCTTCAACCGTTCGAACGAGGGCAGTATCCATTTTGGTCAGGTTGTGGAGGCCTTGCTCGGCGCCGGCGTGGAGTCTTACTGGGTGGATTACCGCGCCTGCCGCACCACCTACTACCTGCCCAATGGGCAAACCTACAGCCTGGATATGGCTGCACCGCAGGCGGGGATTGCCCGGGTGTTTTCCGCCCCGGATATCCAGGCCGCGATCCGCGCAGCGCAGCAGGGCGAACTGCTCTACCCGGAGTTCAAGCGCCGTTCGCAAACCGCTGGTTGCATCGGCTATATGGTCTGGTTGCAGGGCCGCCATGTGAGCTACTACGGCCGCAACGGCGAGGCGCATATCGAGCGCTTTCCGGACTGAGTGCATGACCAGCCCCGACCTTTATCTGGCTGCCATCGAGCAGGCACTGCGGCCGCTGGCCAATGCCGCCAGCGCGGTGAAGATGCGCGCCTACCTGCTGGATCAGTTCGCCTTTCTCGGCTTGCCTGCGCCTGTGCGCAGAGCGGCCGTCAAACGGCTGGGCAAGCTGCGTTGGGATTGCAGCGCCGAGGTGCTGGCCGCTGCACAGCTGTTGTGGTGCCAGCCAGAGCGTGAGTACCGCTACACCGCGATTGACCTGCTCAGGCAGCAGCGCCGGCTTTTGCGCAGCGCAGATTTACCGGCGATTCGTCAGCTTCTGCAGCGTGATGCCTGGTGGGAAACCGTCGATGGGCTCAGTGCGGTTATCGGCGCGATTGTCCGCGCGGAGCGGGCAACAACAGAGGCCGCGCAGGCAACGATGGACCAGTGGATTGCTGACGCCGACCTGTGGGTTCGTCGTGCCGCCATGCTCCATCAACTCGGCTGGCGACTGGATACCGACGCCGAGCGCCTGTTTACCTATGCGCAACACCTGGCCGGCGAGAAGAATGTGTTTATCCGCAAAGCGATCGGCTGGGCGTTACGCGACTACGCCCGCTGGAGTCCGCAGGCAGTGAGTCGCTTTCTACGGGACAACGCTGAGCAATTCTCCGCGCTGACGTTGCGTGAGGCGCAGAAGCACCTTGGCGCCAGTCAATAATCGCGCCCATCAGAAAAACGGGATTACCGCTGGGTAATCCCGTTGTTGTTGCCTGAAGCAACGCGCCAGGCTGGGTTGCTCGGCGTGCTGCCAGGCGTTACGCCACCACCGGGATCAGCGGGTCGGCTGCGGCCAGGGCAACTGCCCGGTCCGCTGCCGGTGGGTAGATCCACTGGGTGTTGATCTGGGTTTTCAGCGCCTTGCCTTCCTGGCCGGTCAGCAGCACCTTGCGCTCCCAGCCTTCGGTAAACACCGCGCCCCAGGCACCCAGATCCAGGCAGGTAACGTACTTGTGCTGGCTGTAGGCAATCGGCGCGACACCGAGCAGATCGGCGGCGGCGTTGTTGCCGGCCGAGCGGCCCAGGGCAATGGCGTGCTGGCAGGTCATCAGGGCGTGGTTGCCATGGTCATCCACGGCGGCATAGGCGGTGTCGCCGGTGGCGTAGATGGCATCCTGGCCGAGCACCTTGAGGTTGCGGTCCACGTGTAGGCGGCCATGTGCGTCGCGTTCGCCGTTGATCTGCTGGGTCAGTGGTGAGGCTTTCACGCCCACGGCAAAGATCACCGTACTGGCGGCAATGCGTTCGCCATTACCCAGTTGTACGCCGTGCTCATCGACTTTGGATACCGGGCTGCCGAGCCGCCAGGTGACGCCCAGGCTGTCGCTGGCTTCGGCGACGATCCCGGCAATTGCCTCGCCCATGGCCGCGCCAACCTGCTTGGCCATATCCACCACGATCACGCGGATGTCGGTCTGCTCACCGAGGATGGCGCGCAGGCGTGCCGGCATTTCGGTGGCGGTTTCGATACCGGTAAAGCCGCCGCCGACTACCACCACGGTGTTGCGTGCTGCGCTCTCTGGCTGCTGCGCCAGGCTTTGCAGGTGGGCTTCGAGTTTCTGCGCCGACTCCAGGCTGTCGACATCGAAGGTAAAGCGTTCGATACCTTCCAGCGGCGGGCGTGCCACCTGGCTGCCGGACGCGAGGATCAGGCGGTCATAGTTCAGTGCAGCCTCGGCACCCGACGCGTCGCGGTAGCTGACGCGCTTGCTCGCGGCATCAATCTGCGTGGCACTGCCCTGGACGAAGCGCACACCCACGGCCTCGAACAGCGGGCCGAGCGGGGCGACGGTGCTAGCCAGGTCGGGTTCATAAAAACGTGGACGCACGCGCAGTTCCGCCTGGGGCGCAAGCAGGGTGACATCGATGTCCAGGCGCTGCTGTTGATCAAGCAGGCGCACGGCGCTGAGTGCACTCCACATGCCGGCAAAGCCGGCACCGATGATCAGGATTTGCTGTTTCATATTGGTAGGTTCCCGTAGTGAAGAGAAAGGCTGTTGGCTGACGACGGGAGTGATTCTGCCTCTAGCTTGGATCAGGGTATTGATCCATTCTTGCCTGAATTCATTGGTCCACTTTGGAGCGGCCATGCCCGCCGAAAAATCGCCCCCGCAGGTGGTCTTCCTGCCATTGGGCACGCCCGAACCGGGCGTCAGCCTGCAGCGCTGGTTGTATGAGGCGCTGCGCGGCGCCATTCTCGGCGGCCGCCTGCCGGCGGGCAGCAAGCTGCCCAGCACGCGCGCGCTGGCCGAGCACTACAAGCTGGCGCGGGGCACCGCCCAGGCGGCCTATCAGCAGTTATTGTCCGAGGGCTATCTGGAGGCGCAGACCGGCAGCGGCACGCGGGTTTGCCAGGTGCTGCCGGACGCCACGCTGAACGCCGGCTACGTGCGGCGCAAGGTCGTGGCCACGCAAGAGGCGCCGCGCACGCCGCCAGCCACGCCGTGGGTCGAACGCCTTGAAGCGATCACCCCAATATTTGCGCGGCGCTCGGTGACGCCGGGGTTGCGGCCGTTCTTCCCGCATCGGGGCGATGTTCAGGCGTTCCCCGTCGACCTGTGGCGCAAGCTGCATATCCAGCAGTTGCGCGCCTCGCGGCTGTCCATCCTGCTCGATTCGGACCCCGGCGGCTTGCCGGCGCTGCGTGAAGCCATCGCCGGCTACCTGGCCATCGCCCGTGGTGTGCAGGTGCCGGCCGAACGCATCCTGGTGCTCAACAGCGTGCAGCAGGGGCTCGACCTGTGCCTGCGCCTGTTGGCACCGGGCAACTCCAAGGTATGGATGGAAGACCCCGGCTACCCCGGCGCACGTCAGCTGATCGATGTATCGGGCGTGCAGCGCGTGGATGTGCCGGTCGACGCCTTCGGCATGCAAGTGGAGGAGGGCGTGCGTCTGGCCGCCGATGCCCGGCTGGCTTATGTCACGCCGTCACGGCAGGCGCCGCTGGGCAGTGAGTTGTCCCCAGCGCGGCGCCTGGCCCTGTTGCAGTGGGCGGCGCAGCACGGCAGCTACATCTTCGAGGACGACTACGACAGCGAATACCGCTTTATCGCCAAACCGATTCCCGCGCTGCGCTCGATGCCGGCGGCAGAGCAGTCGGTGATCCTCGCTGGCACCTTCAGCAAGCTGCTGTTTCCCTCCATCCGTCTGGCCTACCTGGTGTTGCCGGCGCACCTGCTGGAGAGTTTCACCCGCGCCGCCGCGCTGATGTCCCGCCACGCCAACAGCCTGTCGCAAGCGGTACTGGCCGACTTTATCCATGAAGGGCATTTCGACCGCCATGTACGGCGCATGCGCAAAATCTACGCCGCACGCGCCGAGGCCTTCGCCGAGTCGGCGCAGCGGCATTGGCAGGGGTTGATTGATGTGCCGGAGATTCGTGCCGGGCTGGATATCACCTGCAACCTGCAGCTGGACAACGAGTCGGCTGCCTTCGCCCGCCTGCAGGCCGCCGGCATCGACACCCTGCCGCTGGCGCGCTACTGCGTACAGCCCCGCGAACCGGGGCTGGTGCTGGGTTTTGCGCCCTACGATGAGCGCGCGATTGAGGATGCCGCCAAGGCGGTTGCTGTGGCCTTGACGCAATAGCGCCGCGCGACTCTAACGCATACCTGGGTTAGGCGGGGCGCCTGGTTGGCGGCGAGCCAACGCGGCCGTTGGCGATAGGCCGAGGTCAGGGGTGCTTAGACAAATACCTGCCGAGCCATCCCGCGCGGGATGCGGTTTCTACCCGGCAGTTGCTCCAGGCGTTGCTGCCATTCGGCGCGAGGTTTCAGGGTGGCGGTTGGCTTTACCAGCTCAGCCGCTGCGGCAGCGGCCTTTGCCGCTTTTGCGGCGGCTCTAAGCTCAGCAAGACTTGGGGTTTTACGGACAGGCTCAGCAGTGCCTTTTTCAACGCTGCGCAGGCACAGCTTGCATGAAACCTGAGTGACATCCTGGGTGCTGCTCAGGTTCGAGCCGGTGCGTCCACATGCGACATTTTCCGCGGACGCGGTGTAGTGAATAGCCAACGTGTTGTCTCCTGCATTTTTGGGGCGCGGGATTCTACACGGTTCGGTTCGCACGCCAACTGCTTATTGCGGGGGCGAGGCGGAGCAGGGGGACGAGGGCCGCATAGTGGTGCCATGTCGAAGCCTCTGCAATTGTGAGTGTTGAATGGGTGGACTTATATATCTATTTGTAATTTTTTGACGAGACTAAGATGCTCCAATCAGAAATGTCCCGTGCGCAAACTGCCCTAAAAATCGACATCCCGAGACGGGGTGTGATTTTTAGGGCGCGAGGCTTTAGTCTTGATGTATCGAAGC
This DNA window, taken from Pseudomonas sp. SG20056, encodes the following:
- a CDS encoding transporter substrate-binding domain-containing protein yields the protein MILIAVDIRRSPLLPLRLSLVLLLLACWSGLAAAACEKTLRWDDDPPFSMQTADGAVVGIDVEINRAALARLGCQIKLRKLPWARALKELEMGRLDILPGAFRRPEREVYAHFSGPVLPPSRNILFMHAPALQRWPITQLLELQHSEFRLGAQINVAYGADYEQLMGDPAFAARVVQVANRNNLWRMVGKGRIDGVIANENTGVYEIQQLGLSERIKPTAVVVSSDAAEIAFSKRSIAPDFAQAYADALRELVEDGRYARIVQRYIKP
- a CDS encoding MarR family transcriptional regulator encodes the protein MKKSPPLTVSPLDAHLGFWLRFVSNQVSARFEKQLEQHDITLSEWVALRTLYERAHTTHAELITALGMTKGAASKVVTKLQGKGLAERPLAEDRAREQRLLLTVAGNSLVPKLAALADENDQLFFGHLSDAQRAEMMSLMQDIVLRQNLTQVPIN
- a CDS encoding DUF1398 family protein, producing the protein MNHSIESIIQITFNRSNEGSIHFGQVVEALLGAGVESYWVDYRACRTTYYLPNGQTYSLDMAAPQAGIARVFSAPDIQAAIRAAQQGELLYPEFKRRSQTAGCIGYMVWLQGRHVSYYGRNGEAHIERFPD
- a CDS encoding DNA alkylation repair protein, which translates into the protein MTSPDLYLAAIEQALRPLANAASAVKMRAYLLDQFAFLGLPAPVRRAAVKRLGKLRWDCSAEVLAAAQLLWCQPEREYRYTAIDLLRQQRRLLRSADLPAIRQLLQRDAWWETVDGLSAVIGAIVRAERATTEAAQATMDQWIADADLWVRRAAMLHQLGWRLDTDAERLFTYAQHLAGEKNVFIRKAIGWALRDYARWSPQAVSRFLRDNAEQFSALTLREAQKHLGASQ
- a CDS encoding FAD-dependent oxidoreductase, coding for MKQQILIIGAGFAGMWSALSAVRLLDQQQRLDIDVTLLAPQAELRVRPRFYEPDLASTVAPLGPLFEAVGVRFVQGSATQIDAASKRVSYRDASGAEAALNYDRLILASGSQVARPPLEGIERFTFDVDSLESAQKLEAHLQSLAQQPESAARNTVVVVGGGFTGIETATEMPARLRAILGEQTDIRVIVVDMAKQVGAAMGEAIAGIVAEASDSLGVTWRLGSPVSKVDEHGVQLGNGERIAASTVIFAVGVKASPLTQQINGERDAHGRLHVDRNLKVLGQDAIYATGDTAYAAVDDHGNHALMTCQHAIALGRSAGNNAAADLLGVAPIAYSQHKYVTCLDLGAWGAVFTEGWERKVLLTGQEGKALKTQINTQWIYPPAADRAVALAAADPLIPVVA
- a CDS encoding PLP-dependent aminotransferase family protein codes for the protein MPAEKSPPQVVFLPLGTPEPGVSLQRWLYEALRGAILGGRLPAGSKLPSTRALAEHYKLARGTAQAAYQQLLSEGYLEAQTGSGTRVCQVLPDATLNAGYVRRKVVATQEAPRTPPATPWVERLEAITPIFARRSVTPGLRPFFPHRGDVQAFPVDLWRKLHIQQLRASRLSILLDSDPGGLPALREAIAGYLAIARGVQVPAERILVLNSVQQGLDLCLRLLAPGNSKVWMEDPGYPGARQLIDVSGVQRVDVPVDAFGMQVEEGVRLAADARLAYVTPSRQAPLGSELSPARRLALLQWAAQHGSYIFEDDYDSEYRFIAKPIPALRSMPAAEQSVILAGTFSKLLFPSIRLAYLVLPAHLLESFTRAAALMSRHANSLSQAVLADFIHEGHFDRHVRRMRKIYAARAEAFAESAQRHWQGLIDVPEIRAGLDITCNLQLDNESAAFARLQAAGIDTLPLARYCVQPREPGLVLGFAPYDERAIEDAAKAVAVALTQ